The following nucleotide sequence is from Centropristis striata isolate RG_2023a ecotype Rhode Island chromosome 7, C.striata_1.0, whole genome shotgun sequence.
CTATCGTTCGGTCTACCAATCTATCCTACTTATCAATAACTGGTCATGCCATACAACAGAATTAGTAAAGTCAGGAATACAAGAAAGCaaacatgatgttttttttattgaaacagtttactGATAAATGACAGATGGTTGTCATGAAACCTTCATGTTTAATCTCAAAAAATCATGGGCTAAAAAGTCATACATGGTACTTAACATTGAATAGCAAGAGAATCCATGCTTCAGAGCAGACACTCAATTCACAAAGAAATCAGGCAAAATGCCCTTttgatttcaataaaaaatattaaatctttttttcccactctaTCCATCTTTACATGGTACAGGTTTGTTcactttttaataatataaaaacgcTTAATACTGATTGTGAAACACTGGAATTAATttacaaaacataataataattattataatattaataacaataacaaacaataataacaataaccattaaatttaaaaacaaaaaatagaatgGAGGAAATCAGTCATAGCTGTTGCATCTTGGCCCACACAAACAGCAAAGATTTTGGGGAAAAATACCAAATGGCATTTACATCTACCtgacacacagttacacacaaacacagtatcAGGTCGTTGAGTATTTCTCATTGCCATTTACAGTGTTATGGGCACAAAGACAAGACACTCTCTAAAGCATTCATGTGCCTCTGCAGGATCACACTCACTGACCAATCAAATCCTTCTCACTGTCAGTCAAGTTTGGTGGACCAATAGTGGTCCTGAAAAAGTGCCCTACTCCTCCAGCACACAGGATAGTAAATGATAGATAAAAGTATAGGACCATTTGAAATGTCTCAGCATTTAGAGGAAGGGAAAAATCTTCCAGGCGACAGGAACTTGTATCCATTGCCAGCAGGTAGTCGGATAGAACGAGCACCAGGGCTACTGCTTGTGGAAATAGTAGGTGATGGGGCCACTTTTCTGGGGTTTGAGCAGTGGTGTCCGTTGGAAGAGTTCTTGCTGCCCCTATCTAGTGATTGCAGCCCCAGCTCCCGCAGCTCCAGGCTGTCTTGAGTATCATTAGGGGAGCAATGGCGTGGAGAGAGGTTCAGAAGGCTCAGTACATCCCTGCTAGCAGAAGCAAGGGGTCCAggagcaccatggacagctttGACAGGACCTAGATGTTGCTGTTGCTGGGCTGCAGCATTAGCCCAAAAGGTCTTCAGATTGTGGATAGCTTGGACTTTCTCATCAATGACCCCTCTTCTTAGCCGGTCCAAGTCTGGGACTTCAGCTGATGTAGAGCAGGCAGAGCCTGTAGAGGAGTACGACAGGGCAGGAGATGGAGCACTACCAGCCGGGGACTGGTGACCAGAACTGGGAGACACATTACTCGGAGAGCGAGAGATGTGGCCGCTGTATGGCGAGCTAGGGTACTttaatctgaactgtgcatggcTGTCCAGAGTGGGCGATGGATGGCTGCCCTCTTTCTGGGAAGACTCAGATATTGCAGGACTATTGTAACCAGAGCTTATCTTCTGCAGTGAAGAGGATCGGGAGGGAGGTTTGGGTCTAGGAGAAGACTGAGCTCGGCCACTAGCACTGCTGTTTGGACGGCTGAAAGCGCTGGTTTCAGAAGAGCGGAAGGCGCTGCTACGTGCTGAGGTTCCTCCAGCCGTCGCACCTTCTGGCCCAGCCCGCTGAAGACTACCCACAGCTCGTAGATGGCTCTGAGTCTCCTCCAGAATCTTCTGGGCCAGCTCCTGAGGATCCAGAGGGACAGTTTTTTCTTCCTGAGACTTGACAGTGCTGTCCGTCTCAGTACTGGACTGGTCAGATTCACCTGTATCTGAGCTGCTGACCTTACCCACCTTCTGGAATGGCGAGTTTGGACTGGGGACCAGGCATGTTTTCACAGGGGATGTGGGGGTGCTGACACTGCCCCTTGACGATactgatacagtgtagcctctCCCTGCTCCTGTGCTTGACCCACCAACAACCCCCCTGCCTCCACGGTGGTGGCGCTGGCTGTGGCCTGGCGGCAGGGGCAGAGAGTCACAGTGGCTTCCCAGCGGCTCGCTGCTGATAATAGAAAAGCCCTCATATTCCTCATCATCCCCCCGGGCTCCTgccactgcagcagcagctgcccCGTGAGGAGAGGAGCGGCTACGGGGAACATGAGGGTGTTTGTGGATAGAGTAGTGTGCTGTCACCCCGCCGCGTTGCCGATGACCAAGGAAATCGCAGTCTGACTTGGAAACACAGCTCATGGAGGAGGCTACAGAGCTGAGGCTGTACACAGAGATGGCATCTGATGCCTGATTGTCCAGGCAAGGTGGAGAGAAGGGAAGGCTTGAGTATCCCATGGGCAGGGGGTTGGACACAGACTGGGCCGAAGCTAAAGACTCAAGGGATGATGAGCTATCCAGGCTGAGACGCTTGGGCAGTTCTGTCGAGTCTGAACAAAGAGAAGAATAAATAATGTGACatccaataaaaacaacaggattgCTAGAAAGACATTCTGGATGACTCTAATGATACAATGAACCTGAGCATATAAGAATACTTACCAAACAGCGCCAGCAAGGACTGGAGCGCAAAGTGCAAGGTGCGGCGGTTGGCTAGCTTGCCTGTCTTCAGCACCACTTCTTCTTGGCCTACCTCACATAAGTCaaatcctacacacacacacaaaagcacaagaGTTGTAACGACTTTGGACAATGTGTCTAAgtccacagagacacatggaTGCACGGTCGGGGGGTAGTTGAATGAACAGGAATCAAAGgttctttttaaagtaacagTTGACTCACCAAGAGCAGCCAGAAATTCATGGCATCCTGGCAGTCTCCATAGCTGCACACTGATCGACACTTGAATGGGTAGGAGGGAGAAATCCTGTTCTTTCTCTCCTGTCTGGAGTTGGACTAGCACCTGGTGGAGCTGAAGAAGAATAAGGAGAAGACAAATTGGGAAAAGAGGCATGAAGTAATTAAGAGTGAGCACAAAAATTGAACAAATGGATGAATTCTACTGGAAATGTGATTAATGGGTAAAAATAATTCATCAAACAATTTCTATTCTATTAAAGATGAAATCATCTGAATACTAAGAAGAATTAATATCGCTTTTTCATCTATATAAGTTCTCTAATGCAAAGGCAGTCACATCTTATTGTGGAACTATTGTAAACATATTGGACTggactggagtatgtataaatcCGTCTTATGTGCAAGTACTCAGGGTAACAAACATCTGTTGAGCTGAAAGGGTGTCAGCTTTATGGGGGTTTACAAGTGCCCCGAGAGCACACTTGCCTGTTTTGTTTGGGGATTACTTAGCTTGGGACAGAGACACCTTTGTCAAAATGACGTAACTGTACAGAAAGTAGAAACATGCCTCGTCTGCAAACTTCACGCTATATTAATAAtgagaggggttttttttttacatcatagcTTTATCCCCTCTACCACCCTGAAACATTCCTCTGACCTGTAATGAACCAGTATTGTAAATCCTTTAATACTGGAAAATCCCTTAGATCTGACTGCAGGAACTAGCAATGAAATAATTATGGGCACAGTACATTTTTTGCTAGGCTACACTTTATGCATGCAAATGCTAAACATCATGAAAACAACACAACTGATTGTTAAATTGTCATACAGCTTCTACAAAAGAAGGTGTTTTTTTGGAAGGTTAAGCAGGAAAGAGAGTGGAGAGTGGAGGAAAGGGGTGGGATGGGATGGAGTGCAGGTAGGTGAAGGCACACTTACCATTGCCACCATATTTTTAACAGCCTTCAGACCGCACGTTAGGGGCAGGGGAGAGAGAATAGGCTTTTTAATTGCATGCATACAGGCCATTCACAAAGGGTACAAGGGTCAACAAGAAGGATAACAGCAACAAGTAACAGGAGTTTCATAGTTTGATGCAATCAGCCTACATAGATTAGACTCAACATGGTTCATGTTATGTGCATTGAGACCAGCATTTACATAATGAGGCAACAGAACTAATCACCAACTAAATGGATATGCTTTCACTTTAAGCATGTGATAGACACATGTTACACATAAAGAGGGATAAAGGCATAAGGTTAATTCTCTGGTGTCACGAGCTTGGGTGCAAAAGAACAGGACTCAGATTGTAGTAAAGACTTAGTACTTGAAAGACTGGTAGTTAGGCGTCCATGCTGCATTTCAATGCAGATTAAGCTGCAGCTTGAGCTGCCAGCGCGTTAGTGTGTATCCAGTCCTGACATAACCAAGTTATACAATGAGATATCCCTGATATTCTCCTCAAGCAAGAACCTAGAGGCATGTAACAGTTTGGAGGTTGTGAGAGGGGCTGTCTCAGTAGCTCTTAATACTTAATAATAGCAATAGTGTTTGCCGTTTGAGCCAAAGACCAATTTCTATCTGGTGCGTTTGATTTAAAAATCCAGTAGCATTTGCAGAGAGCGGCAGGGGCCTACCCGATTGATGAGCTGCTCTCCTGCCTCTGAAGCTGTGATGAGTTTGCACAAAGCCTGAAGAGCTGGCGGCGGCAGACCTGAGGGATGGGATCAAAGGAAGTTCCTCATTATTCATACACAAAGCACGTTCGTTATACCCCAAACTAAGTAGCACTATGACTAAACAGGTGATATGTGAAGTGATATGAAATGCTGCAAACACAGAGGGCAGAACTGGATGTTAAAATCATACAAATACTGTAAGTAATCAGTAAAACATTAGACAGATTCTGAATCTTATTTAATTGTGAGAGCTTGTCTCAGGTGCATACCAAGAAGTGATTGTAAAGTGGTGCTGCACTGCTGGAGCCTGTCTCCTGGATCAGCAGTGGGAAAGAAGACTGCAGATGGCATACCGGTGCCCACAGAGTCGAGACGGAAGCCCACAGCTGTCAACAGCGCCTGCCAGCCAGGGACACCCCCCACCTTGTTCTCCACACTTTGCTGGGATGTATACATGGAGTTACGCTGGCCGTTTTGTATCCTCTGAAGAGACTTCTCCACCTGCAGGTACCAGAAAAGTGCAGCATCAGTATTTTTGTGCGTCTTTGATCGTGACATTTTGTGGGTGTGTGTCCATGTCTCACCAGGTGGAGTAAAACTCTCAGAGCATCACGCGCTCGATCTGGATACTGTAGAATCTCTGCCAAAGCTTGGCCAATGAGGGAAGATGGACTGTTAAGCTTCACATCATTGCCAATCAGCATATACCCTggacaggaaaaaataaaagcagctcGATTATAAGGTCATCTCTTTTTATTATGGGAATGAAAACAAACGAGTGAAAACCATCTCTAACCTGCCCAGTTGGAGGGGTGTGAGTACTGCTTGCTGCTCTGGACAGTCTTCATGGCATCTGCCAGTGCTGCACTAGCCTTGGTCCCGTTAAGCAGGGCAGTGTAAAAGGCATGGACAAAAACTTTGGAGGCTGCGACAGGGACAGGCCACAAGGACACGAGAGCACACTGAGCCCCTGCAGCCAGGAAGGCCCTGGTCAATCCCACAACACCATCTGCTGTCACTTTGCTGCTGGACTCCTGGTATGACCTGtagccaaaaaatgaaaacaagcacataattaaattataaagcgataaaatatttaatagcaTAACATTTCAAGCATTATTTGCTTTTATTATCTTTCTAGGCTATGTTATCTCATCCTCGTTagctttctttcatttctttatcGTACTGTATATATTGAATTTCACGTCTGTAAATCAATCCCCACATGTCTACAGTTGAACTAATTTGATCATAGTttcagacataaaataacctgATTACTGCCAtacaacttaaaaataaaataaaatataaggaACTAAATCACCATAAAGACCAGtaatttcaatgtttttccatcaATCAGCCAACCTACCCCAGCACCACCAGCTTGACAGGCAACCTCAGGTCCAATATATCTGCAGCTGTGAGCAGGAACTCCTGCAGGGGAGGACTGTCACATATGCTCTCCACGTCACTGCTGTCATCCTGCATGTGGAGAGACTCTGGGATGGTGTAGCCGCTTCCAATGGAGCCCTTCCTGCCTCGACCACTGCTGCCTCTCCTCCCCCCTGCCCCTCTCCCCACTGTTCCCACTCCGACATTGGCACTTGCCCCACCGGGCACGCCCTCTGGGTTCGGGGTGAGCACCAGAGCCGCCAATTTCCAGGAAATGTGGGTGGCAAAGTGGGCGCACTCAGCTTGTGTGAGGGCACTCATCACCCTTTCCTTGGTGGCCGCAGAGCCGGCCAGGGGCTGGCAGCCCAGCAGCTCAGCCACCATTAGAGCCTCCTCTTCTGCAGAGGGCATGGGGCCCCACAGCCAGCGGTCCATTACAGGTGAGGGCAGTCTCGGGTTCCCCACCACTGCTGCCATTGAGACACCACCGCATGGAGCTGGTCCAGGACGCCGGGAATGAGCCTATGAGCACAACAACAAAGGTCAAAACTATGACTTTAGAATCTGTGTCATcagtttcaaataaaaacatggcatTATTTTTGTCATCTGAATAAGATGATCCACCTTTGCACTGGATCCAAGGCCATGGATGGAGGGAACAGCGATGAGGCTGAAACGCTCATACAGGTATTCATTAGAGGAGCTTCCTTTTAGCAGGGCGAAGGGGATGAGGTACAGTTCTCCCTCCAGCACCATCACTAGTTGTCTGTGTCTGCCAACAGGCCCACTGGAGTGCATCAAGCCCTGTCAGGCAAAAAGATTAATATCAAAATActgatattttttgtaattgcaTTTTCTCTTATGCTTCTCTCTACCACACAACTACATCAACAAGCAGGCAATGACCCGTAGACGTAGTACTCACCCCCTCCATAGGTGCAATGAGCAAATCATAAAGTGCCCGGAGCGGAGGCTTTCCGAGGTTGCTGGAGCGACGAGGCAGGGAAGAGTTACCATCTTTGGCAGGTGACATGGTGTTACTGAACAGGCTGGTCATACTCTGGCAACTCCTGCACAAACACAATACAAAGTAATGATGTTTTCATACTTAGACTTTCATACTGCAGACCCTGGCAGCTTTAGGCAGTTTGTCACATCGTACATTTATAGCAAAAACATATGCATgaacaaaatctttttttttgttttctttaaaatgtatcaGGTTTAGGGTGATCTATTGGcagaaatgtaatataatatccATAACTGTCTTTTCATTAGAGTATAATAATCTGAAACTAAGATTTGTTGGGATTTTGTTAGCTCAGGATGAGCCCTTCATATCTATATAGGAAGCGAGTCCACAATGTTGTACCaccatgtttctacagtagtCCAGAACTGAATAACTAAACTCTAGAGAGGgcctttcatgtttttatgttacattAAGGCCATCATAGAATATCTGCATGTTTGGAAATGAGGGGCAAGGGGAGGGGTATTAGGTTGGTTGCAATCTGCCAACTCAGCactagatgccactaaatcctacacactggtcatttaatttaCAAAATCACCTTTTTTCCTCCAGATCCACAGATAATAGAAGATATATTAAATTCTAATATCAGGTCTAATCTTGTATTATGATATAAACAAGCTGAGCAGTGCACATGCATTCCTAAGAAAACTATAGCTGCCTTTGTAACCTAAATGTCCACAGAGTAATCTGTAATAATTTGAGTCTCTAATAGAAAAAAGTATAGTCTGTGATAAGactatacaatttttaattctATGTAAACACCCTGCATCAAATCACCCTGGTGCAATTAATAGGGTTTTCAGAGTTTTCTGGAACGTGGCTGACGAGCTCCATGCTTAACTTGCTGCATAGTGTTACATCAGATTCGGCTCGAGCAAGATGCAAACTAAGCCTCTGTACTATTCTGAGTTTGTGTGTGGTAGCAGTACAAAGCTGCAGCAGAAGACAGTGATCCAATCATGCTCAGACTCTCGATCATAAAGGCCCACGTTTCTTTTTCTAACATGCTCACAGTCAGAtctaaaaacacagtaaaaggcAGATGAAGACAGGCTAGACTGAATGTCCATTGTATTGTGCTGGAATCCCTCTGAACACACGTATAATTTTGCATAGCAGGAGGTTATCCTACTGAGAATATTATGTCAATACGGAAAGCTGCACTAGATGGCAGTATTGCACTGTAGTGATCTGGAGCTTACGGAAACATGAAGTAGCATTCAGCTTGCCAGAATCACCAGTGGAGGAGGCGGAGACTGGTGCTCATCCCATCATAGCAGGGACCTTTTCTATATACAATCAAAACTCAGCTTCCAGTTGATGAAAGAGTAGATTGTGAGTGTCTTCAGTGCACTGCCAAAGATTATCCTGCAGTACTAACAGAAATAAGGTTACAGCCCTGTGTGTTTGAGGCATGTCTGCTGTGTGATGGGGGTGACAGCTCCCTGCTCAGGCAGAGACACACAGCATACTGAGAACTGTGCTAATGGTGGCCGTGGGGTTAAAAGCCTTTGGTGCTGTAGGCACACGGCGCCCGAGCTTTATGGCCGCACTAGTCACCACTCTCCATCTGTTCCACCAGCCAGAGTTTCCTCCGGGCCTCAGCCAACAGACATCTATCCTGCCCTTCTGGTAGCCCCTGGCCACTGGCTTCCCTCCAGCCTCCcaacactctgtctctctcccaggCCTTGGCATGAGCCTCCATGGGAAAGCAAACAATCGTTTGTTAGCCTGACAGGAAGAATGAGAGAGGAGGCAGGGGATAAGCCAAGAGAAGGTGAGTGTCAAGTGTAGAAGGAAACAGTGAAAAGAATAGACTAAGAGCAGTGGCGCAGAAGGTGAAGATCGCATTCAGAGGCTGTCTATTTTGGGCTACAGATAAAAGACGTGCCTTCAAGTTTGATCTGAGAGGTGATTCAAAGGTAGACAAGTTAGCCTCTATTAAGCTTTTTATACTGACCTAATTTCGAGCTGCAGTCTAGATTATTGCTTCAGCTAGTGGCCACTCAGCTCTTTTGATGCAGGCGTCCAGTTCGAACAGTGCTTACTGCTTCGTTACTGACAACTTCATCAAGATCCTCAAACAATCTCATTACGCTATCATTGTGCATAAAAACGTATTCAATTAGACACTGAGAGGATTAGAAGCGAGGAGACTTTCATTATCACCTTCCCATAGTAATCCTTCCAAGCTCCCTGGTGAAGATTAGATCTCTGTGTTAAAATAGGGCAATCGATGATAATACCAAATGAAGATATCACACCGGCAAGTGCTGATCTTTAAATGTGAGTATATTGTTCCTGCACCTATTTTGATTGAAATGTCATCTAATTAgagtttattatatatttttttaatcatttctctTAATTATGAGTCATTATGGAAATATTGAGGTATTCATACCAGTAATAGTGTAAATCTTAACATGTTATGGGAAGTGATTAGGGGGAAGTCAAAGAGAGCCCTTGAAAAGCACATACATGTACATTATCTGACATCAAACCCCAAGATGGAtgacttaaaatgacaatgaggatttcttcattttctcttgCCTTAACATTGCGATAGACGATAGGCGCCTAAGCATGAGGAGCTTTATAATTTGAGTTTTTTGAGGCCAAAAAGAATGAGCGGATTATTACCGGCAGCCCATTAAAGGGGCTTAATGAGCACCGAGACTCAATTAAAGCTGGAATTACCCTCTCATCAAAGAGCAGCTCAACTGTGGACGAGGACAGGGAAATATgacccagacacacacatatatgcacacacatgcacgcacgctaTTGGTATACATTACCAATCAGCGCAATGTAAATGTATACTTTGCATAGTATCGTTAAATAATACTCTCATGGAGCCACTGGCGGAATCACTGAAATATCCACAGCAGTAAATctgcacaacaaacaaacacagacagggcAAACATCTTAAAACcatatctgtgtctgtctggcgtacacacacatgcacatacacacaagggCCCATCAGAGGAGGCAGTTGATAAAGGCTTTAGCAGCTTGGCTCTACTCAGTCTATTTAATAAGGAGGATTCACATGCTGTCTCTGCGCTGGCTAAACAATGGAGAAAAGACTCCTTTCACAGATGAGCCACAATGCCCGTGAATCTCCTTACCCGAGCAGatatttttaatctctttttttgtgtgtggaaaaGTGGGTCTAAGTAGTGCTTGTTGATTAAGACTGTCACAGTAAGAGTATAGGAACGTTTAGGTGGTTTCCAGAAATCTACCTGTTGAACAGGTTGTTTCTGGACACCATGCGCAGGAAGCCTGTTGGATCAGTGACGGAGTTAAGCTTGTTGTTGAGCTCCTCAAATTGTTGGTCCAACAAATCTCCTGCCTCGCTCTCCGTCTCACTGCTCGAACACCCtctgaaagagagaaggagagagatggatggagtgaGAGACTTGCACAGCCGCTGAAATGTTGGCAAGAAAAAGGCACTTCAGCAAAGCAGACAATACACAGACTTACATTGTTTCTCTGCGGATAAgtcaactacacacacacactcctgatCTGCCTGAATCACACACACTGTTCAACCCACACACACTTGGCCTAATTTTCCCAGGCTTGGTCCAACACCCTGATGGTAAGCAGAGTTAAATCCTTTCATTATAATGCTGGTGATGCTGATCCAGTCAGTGGGGAGTCAACCACCCCCAACCCACAATCACTACCTCGCCACCGCTCCCTCCTCCCCCCAACATCTCTCCCTTCATGCCTGAACGTCTCCTCTGATGCAGCCATATCATGTAACTCTTATGTCAGCTTCTTGCTCTCACGGTAGCCAAGTTTGAACTTGCAACATGGGATCTCTTATCATCTTATGCTCCCACcaccagatttttaaaaaatccttgcAGTATGTTTCATTTGGGATTCAATCTCCTGGGGTATTCATGCTGACAGACCTATGTGGACTGAAGAAactttgaaaatgatgcagttttaaaaatgacagaagaaaaaaatccatttgCTAATACATAGATTTTCTACTTTCACAAAGGCTGCATCCTCCCCTCTCCCTCTATATCATCCTTTCTTTCACACATATGCTTTCGCCCATTCTTCTCCATCCcattcattttctctctccactcATTTCAGAGTGCTGCCTCCCTTTCTCTCCACTCTGGAGAATGAATGGGCTGGTAAGTGGTGCCATATTGTGCCCATCCAGGCGCAGTGGCGTGTGTGCAGCTTCCCATTGGAGTAGTAAATGAGCTGGTAATGGGGCAGGAGGGCCAGGCTGCTAGGGTGGCGAAGGCTGGCACTGGGCGGACCAGCTGGGCACTATGGATCAAACACCAACTAGAGAAACATGCTAACATCAAATGCGGTGCAGACACATTGATGTCAATGGGTGATTTTAGCTGTCAATATATCCACATTTTCCATCTCCTCCTGCAGAGTCCCTGTGGCTTCGTTCCCTGTTATCTGTTCTGGTCTTTAACCACCTTCTTTGAATTTTACTTCATTGATTTTACCAAGGCATCTTAACTGTCTTCCCATTCTTCCTTATACTCTCAGGAAACCCCATCCTCTCTTCCTTTACTTGTCAGGTTCGATGTTTGTTTGGTGGGTTCAATAGTCTGGCTATCCAAAGACCCATTATTCCGTCTCATTTGTTCCCACTGGAGACAGAGCGGAGTACTTTAGAAAGGTAGTGGAGGCCTGTCATCACAGGGTGCAATTGGGCTGAATAACACTCTTTAAGCACACACACGCTTTCTGAATGATAAAATAACACTTCCTCAGCTATCTTTgcaaataaacatgaaaaaaagtgaaagtttttcttttttagcttGTCCTTAATTTTTTATGAGAAGTCATGTTGTTTTTGCACTTCCTTCTGATGGCTGGTTAACCAGTACTTTCTAAAGACCAGTTGTTAATCAAACCCGAATCTGTTGGATTGGGGTAAAACGAACCTTGGTGCATTTGCCCCATTACGTTCGTTCGTGAAAGCTGTTAATCAAACTTTGGTGAGGACAAAACAATCAAACCCAAGACCACACGAAAGCAGACTCTGGTACAGTTTGTTTTGTGGCGTGAAAGCAAATTAACCAACAACCAGATTTTATTAGAGCAAATATGTGATTTAAGCATTATTTCCAAATCTGAACTACTAACAAATCCATCTGCTGATTGAGGAATCTGTTCAAGAAATGAATTAAAGCGAAACCAATCTGTATAAGGTCATATACATAAATTATAAACAGCATATGTTATCTCCTTATTGAcaacaattgaaaaaaataattttgcactcaaaaaacaccatatttaagcgactttgagtacctttaaaagcgcaataaaattgaatgtattattattattattattgtctttatatatatatgcagccTCATAATACTAATATTGCCTTTAATCCATTATTTTCTGGTTGACCTTTTTTGTAATCAGTGATTGCAGCAAAATTGAATTTTCAGATTAAATACCAGCAACAAACTTGTGCAAACATTATAGCAATCACTCCTATATGAGAGtataaaaatatggataatgagttaacaaacacatttttatttcattgaaaCAGCTGTAAATATCTCACCTGCTGTAATAAGACTCTACTCCCAGAGCCTCACGGGCACTGGCAATGTGCTGCTCCAATGAGGAGCCACTAACAACTCCGCCACCGCTTCCCTCCTGGAAGTCCGACCCTCCTTCTGACACGGACTCGCCCAGGTACACCTCATGGAACTTCAGGATGCCTGTGGAGAGAGGAGCGAGGGCAAACATGACTGACTGTTTTCAGGTGGTCATGAAGTGAAAACGTGTGTGgaatatgttttataaaatAACTGGAACGCCTTTTTCTCTAATACGTTTGTATTACTTGCTCATGACAACAGGGAATATTGGATGATTTCAACTGAACGATGTGAGCGAGGCCACATGTAGTAGTGCATCTGTTGAGcgaaatgaataaaacaaataatgttCAATAAAAGATAAGAGTAGGATGCCTGTGCCATCTGCTGCCCGCCATGAGAGCTCAGCTGAGTTTCGAGCAGGAACATCAGAGCGGGGCGGGGAAGAGCACACTGGGAGATGGAGTACAggctgcgtgtgtgtatgtgtgtgtaaattttGAACTAAATGCATTTGAATGGACAGTATATGTGATTCAGGTCTATAAACGTGACATTGCGGAAGTCATTAGGACCTTAGTAGC
It contains:
- the LOC131974759 gene encoding tetratricopeptide repeat protein 28-like isoform X1, with the protein product MEKQATLKEKFSIFGSRTAGRPIRCVPGDEVARYGLSKAEFMEKVQQSNEACQRGDFQAAVHLYTNALQADPQNCILYSNRSAALLKLGQHQAALDDAEKACGLNPKWPKAYFRQGVALQYLGRHADALAAFASGLAQDPKSLQLLVGMVEAAMKSPLRESLEPTYQQLQKMKLDKSPFVVVSVIGQELLTASHHTASVVVLEAALKIGTCSLKLRGSVFSALSSAHWSLGNTEKSTGYMQQDLEVAKTLGDQTGECRAHGNLGSAFFSKGNYREALTNHRNQLVLAMKLKDREAASMALSSLGHVYTAIGDYPNALASHKQCVLLAKQSKDQLSEARELGNMGAVYIAMGDFENAVQCHEQHLGIAKALENKREEARAYSNLGSAYHYHRNFDKAMSYHTHVLELAQELEEKSIEMRAYAGLGHAARCMQDLERAKQYHEQQLSIAEGLKDRAAEGRASSNLGIIHQMKGDYETALKLHKTHLAIAQELNDYAAQGRAYGNMGNAYNALGAFDQAVRYHRQELQISMEVNDRASQASTHGNLAVAYQALGAHDRALQHYQNHLNIARELRDVQSEARALGNLGNFHCSRGEFPQAVPYYEQYLRLSPDLQDMESEGKVCHNLGYAHYCLGNYQDAVKYYEQDLALAKDLHDKLSQAKAYCNLGLAFKALGDFTKAEECQKYLLSLAQSLNNAQARFRALGNLGDIFVCKKDVAGAIQFYEQQLALAHQVKERRMEACAYAALGATYRLVQKYDKALGYHTQELEVYQELGDLSGECKAHGHLAAVYMALGKYAMAFKSYEEQLELGRRLKDPVVEAQVYGNMGITKMNVGVMEEAIGYLEQQLATLQQLSGNEAVMDRGRAYGNLGDCYEALGDFEEAIKYYDQYLSVAQSLNRMQDQEKAYRGLGNGHRAMGNLQQSLVCFEKRLVVAHELGECGGKAQAYGELGALHSQLGNYEQAISCLERQLGIARDTRDRLLEGDASCGLGVVYQSMGEYETALRCHQSDLEIAEEAGSPARQARAYGNLGLTYESLGNYERAVVFQEQHLSVAAQTNDLAAKTLAYGSLGRTHHALQNYSQAVMYLQEGLRLAEQLVRREDEAKIRHRLGLSLWASGNLEEAQHQLYRASALFETIRHEAQHSTDYKLSLFDLQTSCYQALQRVLVSLGHHDEALAVAERGRTRAFADLLVERQTGQQDTDPYTPVTVEHILDTVNSQRALVLYFSMAAGYLYSWLLAPGAGILKFHEVYLGESVSEGGSDFQEGSGGGVVSGSSLEQHIASAREALGVESYYSRGCSSSETESEAGDLLDQQFEELNNKLNSVTDPTGFLRMVSRNNLFNRSCQSMTSLFSNTMSPAKDGNSSLPRRSSNLGKPPLRALYDLLIAPMEGGLMHSSGPVGRHRQLVMVLEGELYLIPFALLKGSSSNEYLYERFSLIAVPSIHGLGSSAKAHSRRPGPAPCGGVSMAAVVGNPRLPSPVMDRWLWGPMPSAEEEALMVAELLGCQPLAGSAATKERVMSALTQAECAHFATHISWKLAALVLTPNPEGVPGGASANVGVGTVGRGAGGRRGSSGRGRKGSIGSGYTIPESLHMQDDSSDVESICDSPPLQEFLLTAADILDLRLPVKLVVLGSYQESSSKVTADGVVGLTRAFLAAGAQCALVSLWPVPVAASKVFVHAFYTALLNGTKASAALADAMKTVQSSKQYSHPSNWAGYMLIGNDVKLNSPSSLIGQALAEILQYPDRARDALRVLLHLVEKSLQRIQNGQRNSMYTSQQSVENKVGGVPGWQALLTAVGFRLDSVGTGMPSAVFFPTADPGDRLQQCSTTLQSLLGLPPPALQALCKLITASEAGEQLINRAVKNMVAMLHQVLVQLQTGEKEQDFSLLPIQVSISVQLWRLPGCHEFLAALGFDLCEVGQEEVVLKTGKLANRRTLHFALQSLLALFDSTELPKRLSLDSSSSLESLASAQSVSNPLPMGYSSLPFSPPCLDNQASDAISVYSLSSVASSMSCVSKSDCDFLGHRQRGGVTAHYSIHKHPHVPRSRSSPHGAAAAAVAGARGDDEEYEGFSIISSEPLGSHCDSLPLPPGHSQRHHRGGRGVVGGSSTGAGRGYTVSVSSRGSVSTPTSPVKTCLVPSPNSPFQKVGKVSSSDTGESDQSSTETDSTVKSQEEKTVPLDPQELAQKILEETQSHLRAVGSLQRAGPEGATAGGTSARSSAFRSSETSAFSRPNSSASGRAQSSPRPKPPSRSSSLQKISSGYNSPAISESSQKEGSHPSPTLDSHAQFRLKYPSSPYSGHISRSPSNVSPSSGHQSPAGSAPSPALSYSSTGSACSTSAEVPDLDRLRRGVIDEKVQAIHNLKTFWANAAAQQQQHLGPVKAVHGAPGPLASASRDVLSLLNLSPRHCSPNDTQDSLELRELGLQSLDRGSKNSSNGHHCSNPRKVAPSPTISTSSSPGARSIRLPAGNGYKFLSPGRFFPSSKC